Genomic window (Bradyrhizobium sp. 186):
GCCGAGGAGATCGTGATCATCACGATCAACGAGGCCGACACGGTCCCCGGTGAAGTCTCGGCGCACAATTTGGCCAAGCATCTCGGGCGGCGCGGGCTCTCGACCCGCACGGTCGGCTTGCCAGCCACGCGCTCCAACATTCAGCCGGCCATCCTGTCGTTGGCAGCCGACGAAAGCCTCGACCTTCTGGTGATGGGCGGCTACGGCCATTCGCGATTCCAGGAACGCATCCTCGGCGGCGTCACCCGCGCCATGCTGGAAGCGATGACGGTTCCGACGCTGATGTCGCATTAAACAAGAAGCGCGCCGATCAGCCGCCCTTGTCGTTCGGATTCGCAATCGCGTCCCTTCAGGGGCGCCGGCATCGGGAAGTTCAGGTTCACGTTCTTGGGCGGGACGGGCTTTGTGAATTCACGACCAATGGAGCAAGCTTGGCTGGGCCTTCAATGCGGCGCCGAGCGAACCTGTCTGGGCGCTCTGCCCCGCGACCGGGTGCACTACGGCGGCTCCTATCCGATGACGAAGGAGAACTGGCCGCTGATCGGGGCTGCGAAGACACCGGGCGTATTCCTGACAGCTGCACTGTCCGGCTATGGCACGCTGTCGGCTTGCGCGGCGGGCGACCTCTGCGCCCGCGCCGCGGTCGGCGCGCCGGTTCCGTCCTTTGCCGGCGCTCTCTCGCTGGCGCGCTACGAGAACAAGGGGCTCATGGGTGAACTCGAAAGCGCCGAGAGCCGCGGCCCGCTTTGATCGCGTACGAGACTAGCGCCTCACGCCGCGACCGGGGTTTCCCACGCCGTCGCCGCGATGGCGTCCTCTTCGCGCTGCGCATTGCACACGTCGAAATGCGCCGTCAGCGCAATCTCGGCGAGATGCTCAAAATGTTCGGCCTGGCCAAGGAGTTGCCAGCTCTGAAGCGGCCGGTAGGCCGCCTGCTGACGACAGAGGGACGCCAGCGCCCGGTAGCGACGTACGTTCTCCATGAGAATCTCCCTCTCGGTCACATCCGGCTTATTCCTCCGGTTTGCGTCAGGGACATTGCACTTCTGCGAAATATTTTCTGCGCAAAGCCGGTAGGTCCTGGGAACGTTAACCTGCGCTGCAACGCGGCTGCTTTGCTTTGGCGCAAACTTTACAAATGTTCGGCGGTTTGCTCTCGGCAGCCGACAGCTCAATGCGGACCGAGCCACAAAGTTGCGGCATGTGTGAGGCAAAGCACAGCCGGACGCCGCTATCGCTCGTATAAATTTTGGCGTATGGCCGCAAACAAGGTAACGGCGGTACACCGGGGCTACGCCATCAGCGAGCCTGCGACTTTGGAGCCGCGCGGGCATGGAACCGGCGGCTCATTTCGTTTCTGGTGGCGGGCTAGGCGTAAAAGCGGCGTTCGACGCCCACACCGATCAGATCGAGATAACGCTCGATCAGTTCGGGACGGCCGACGAGATAGCCCTGCATCTCCTCACAGGCCTCGCGGGCCAAGAAATCGCGCTGCGCTTCGGTCTCCACCCCTTCCGCGACGACCGGAATCTTCAAGGCATGCGCGAGGCTCAGGACCGCGCGGACGATCTCGGCCGATTGCGGTGTTGCCTCCAGGTTGGAGATGAAGCTGCGGTCGATCTTGATCTTGTCGAACGGGAACGACTGGAGATATGACAGCGAAGAATAGCCGGTGCCGAAATCGTCCATCGCGATCCGGATGCCGAGCGCCTTCAGCCGCCGCAGCAGATTGAGCGCGCGGGTGAAATCGCCGATCAGCACGCCCTCGGTGATCTCGACCTCGAGCCGCGTGGGCGCAAGTCCCGTCTCCAGCAGGATCTGGTGGATCGAACGTTCGAGGTCGCCGGCCAGGAACTGGACCGGCGACAGGTTGACTGCAACCTGCAACGGCCGCGGCCAGGACGCCGCCTCGCGACACGCCTCGCGCAACACCCATTCGCCGATCTCGATGATCAGCCCGTTCTCCTCGGCGAGTGGAATGAACTGGTCGGGCGGCACGAAACCCCGCGTCGGATGATTCCAGCGCAGCAGCGCCTCGAAGCCGATGACCTCGCCGTCCATCCGCGCTTGCGGCTGGAAGTAGACGAGGAGCTGGTTCTGCTCGAGCGCCTGCCGCAGGTCGTGCTGCAACAGCCTGCGGTCGCGCAGCTCCAGGTCCATCTCGGATTCGAAGAAGCGAACCCTGCCCCTGCCTTCGCGCTTGGCACGATAGAGCGCAGAATCGGCATTCGCGAGCAGCGTGGCCGCGTCCACGCCGTCATCCGGATAGACCGCGATGCCGACGCTCAAGCCGACATGGGAGAGATAGTCGTCTACCTCGAGCTCGTTGCCGATCACTTCGACCAGGCGTTCGGCAAGCGCCAGCGCCTCTTCGCGGCAGACCTCGTCCGGCATCAGAATCATGAACTCGTCGCCGCCGATGCGGGCGACGAAGGCGCCGTCCGCCTCCGCGGCGAGACGGACGGCCGCCGCCCGCATCAGCATGTCGCCGACGGGATGGCCGAACACGTCGTTGACTTCCTTGAAGCGGTCGAGATCGAGGCTCAGCACCGCAAAACTCGTCAACGCTTCCTGCGCACGCTCCAGCCGCTCGCTCAGCGCCGCGTTGAAAGCGCTGCGGTTCGGCAGATCGGTCAAGGCATCGTGATGCGCAAGATGGCCGATCCGTTCCAGGGTCGTGACGCGCTCGGTGACGTCCTCGATCACACCGACCAGATATTGCGGGTCGCCGGCGCCGTCCGTGATTAGCATCTTGCGCGAATTGATCACGCGGTCGCGGCCCTTGACGCCGACTTCGATCAGATGCTCCTCGAGGAACATCGGCATGCCGCTGGCGACGATCCTGCGGTCCTGCTCGTTGACCATGCGGGCGACGTCCGCCGGAAAAATCTCCTCGGCCGTCCTGCCCAACATCTGTTGGCGTGGCAGGCCGTAATAGTCCTCGCCGGCGCGGTTGAGCAGAATGTAGCGGGAATCCTTCGCGCATTTTGCGAAGACGGCGATCGGGATGTTCTCGACGATGGTGTCGAGGAACTCGCGGGTCCGGAGCAGATCCTCTTCCACCTGATCATGCGTCTGAGCGCGCGCGTCGGTCATGCGCCGGCGATCGCGGTCGCTTGCCTCGTAGGCCGCACTGACGAGTTCGCCCAGCCTGGCGAGATCGACTTGGCCGTCGGCGTCGGTAGCGCAGCGAAGCTGCTCGGCGAACAAACGATGCATGCTCATGCTACCGCTCCTCGCCGCGCGCAGGCTCATGCCCGCAAAGGTCCTCGATCCGCATCCCCGCGCTCTCTCGCGTTCGTAAACCGCAGATTGAGACGCATAGCATTGCGCGAGCGTTAACCCGTCTTCGCGGATTGGCGGGTTTTGAAGATACCCGGTCGTTGTAAATCAAAGGCTTATGTCAAAAGGTCTTCACTACGGCGGTTGGCTTGGGTGACGGCGGCTGTGGTGATCCTGGGCGGCGGCTGCGGTGGCAGGCGGAGTTTCAGCCGGTCGATCAAGAGCTGCAGTTCGGGTTCTGGGTGGGTATAGCGAGTGAGCAGGATCTCGCGCCCGTCGGTGGTCGGCAGATGGACGTCGATCATCTGGACGGCGGCGAACTTTTCGAGCGCGCTGCGCGCGGTCAGCCCGGGCGCCAGCGCATGAAGGCGACGGGTCAGCGTGATCTGCATGCAGTAGGCCAGGAAGGCGATGAAGATGTGGGCTTCGATCCGCTTCTCGTCCTGATGGAAGACCGGACGGATCGCCAGGTCGCCTTTGAGATTGCGGAAGGCCTCTTCGACGGCGACGAGCTGGGTGTAGTATTGCCATAGTTGGGCGGGATCGTTGTCGCTGAGATTGGTGCGCAGCAGGTAGCGGCCTTCGCGCCGCCGTGTCGTTCGCAGCTTCTTGCGATTGAGCGCGAAGGTGAAGCTCGGGCGCTCCTTGTCGATCTCGATATCAACCAGACGCCAGGCGGCCGGCGCCTTCGAACGCGCGCCGCCGAGTTTCATCAGCAGCTCTTCGCGCGTGACCTCCATCGCGTCGATTTGCCGGAGCCGCCTCCACAGCCACTTCAACTGCCGCCGCCGCATCGCGCGTTCCTTGGTGACCCGATCGGCGCTTTGCGCGAAGACATAAAGCTCGCCGTCCTCGGCCAACAGCTTCACCTTCACGCCCTCCCGCGCCTCCTGCCATGGCTTTTGCAGCAGGTGCTTCTCCAGCCGGTTCAGGCGTCCCTTCGGCGTTCCCACCAGATACTGCACCGGCGGATCGCTGTTGCGCATCTCGGCCAGCACCGCCTCGGTCGGCACGCCGCGATCCATCACCCAGACCCGCCGCGCCTTGCCATATTGCAGTTCGATCTTGCCCAGGAACATCCGCAGCGTCTTGCTGTCGGCGGTGTTGCCGGGCAGCACCTCGTAAGCCAGCGGCAAGCCGTCCGGCGTCACCACCAGCGCGATCACGACTTGCGGGCAGTCCGGCCGCTTGTCGCGGCTGTAGCCGTGGCGGCGCTTGCTGCCTTGCGGCAAGTCCGAGGCGTTGACCTCGAAGTAGGTGCTGGTCAGATCGTACAGCAGCACGTCGAAGTCGGCGTTGAACAGATCGCGCCAACGCCCGACCAGATGCGAGAACAGCGCCTCCTTATGCTCGAGCAACAGGTCATGGCAGGCATAGAGCTTGTGCTCTTCAGCCAGGCCGAAGTCAGTCCCCAAGAGATCGGCCATCGCGCTGTTGCCGAACCATTGCCGATGTAGCCGCCATTCGCTGCCCGGCGCGATCAGCCGATAGGTCGCGAGCACTTGCAGGATTTGATCCCACCTCGTCTTCTTGCGGCTCGGGGGCAACCGATCGGCCCAGAACCGATCAAGCTGAAGTTCCTGCCACAACTGCCCGGCCAGCCAGCACGCGCCCCATTGGCGTGGGCGACGAAGCTGCATCTCGGACAGGCGAAGCTGAACGACAGACGCATCGCCTGCGACCGCATCGCATCGATCCTCCGGGAATAGCGCCAGTGTCCGCGGGCGGCCGGCATCCTCGTCGAACACCTCGATCGCCTTGCGCCAGGCCGCCGCCTGCGAAGAGTTGATCTCGCCGAGATACAGCACATGCCGCTGTACCACGCGTCCGTCGTCGAGCCGCTTGCTCTCGACGACGTTCCAGTAATGGTGCGCCTTGCCGTTCTTCTTTCGCTCGGTGCGTCGCAGGAACATGACGCGCAGAATCTATCCGCATCATCCCGCCCTTGGGAATCGGGTAGGTCTTCACTACAGCCATTTTCGGCCGAATCCGACGACCTCGCTCCTTGCAAATCAATCACTTAGCCGAGCAAAAAATCTCAAAATCCGCGATTTCGAGCGCGAATCCGCGAAGTCGGGTTAATCGAACTTTCGCCTCAGACCCGTTGGTTACCCCGGCCTGAAGGAATCCCATCGCCTTGTGCGCCAACTTCCGTAGAATCCGGAGGAAGGTGGCATGCCTTGGTACAACCGACACTGCGGTGCACGGCTCCCGTAGTCTACCGGACGAGCGCGTCCTCTCCGGCCCGCATCGGCTGCACGGAAATATCTTGCAGCTTCGGAACCCGGCCAGCCTCGGCGGCGATGCGAATGGCTGCGATGTTGCTGGCATAGTCGGCGCCGCTGTTGCCGCGAAACACGGCGGAACCCGCCACCAGCGTATCGGCGCCCGCGGCGGCGACGGCGGCGGCATTGTCGCGCGTGATGCCGCCATCAGCCTCGAGCCGGATCGGCCGGTCGCCGATCATGCCTCGAATGCGCCTGATCTTCTCGAGCTGGGATTCGAGGAAGGACTGACCGCCAAAGCCTGGATTGACCGTCATCACCAGCACGAGATCGATCCGGTCGAGCACATATTCAATCGCTTGTTCCGGCGTTGCCGGGCACAGGCTGACACCGGCCTTCTTGCCGAGCCCGCGGATGGCCTGTAGCGAGCGGTCGAGATGGACACCGGCTTCGGCATGCACTGTGACGACGTCGGCGCCAGCCTTCGCGAACGCCTCAATGTAAGGATCGACCGGCGCAATCATGAGATGGACGTCGAAGATCCGCTTCGTCAGCGGCCGGATCGCCTTGATGATGTCAGCGCCAAAACTGATGTTCGGCACGAAATGCCCGTCCATGACGTCGCAATGGATCCAGTCGGCGCCGGCCGCGTCGATCGCCGCGATCTCCTCGCCGAGCCTGGCGAAGTTTGCCGCCAGGATCGACGGCGCAATAAGGATCTCTCTGCTCATGGCTTGGCACTCCTCCCCGCCGCGGAACCGTCGCTGAAGACGCGGCTCGCCAGGACGTCGGCCGGATCGATCGTTTCGAGCTCGGCGATGTCAAGCATGCGGTCGAGATCGGAGACGAGGCGATCGGCCTGCCGCAACCGGATGCGGTCGACCGCGTTGCGGATCGAGCGCGCGTTGGAGAAGAGCGGCTGGGTCCGGCGCAGCGCGATGTATTTTTCGAAGGCCTCGCGCGCCGCCGCCGAGAAGCGGTAGCCGCGCTCCCTGAGCATCAGCTCGGCGATGACGAGAAGCTCGGCTTCCGCATAGTCGGGAAAGTCGATGTGGTGCGCGATGCGCGATCGGAAGCCGGGATTAGAGGCGAAGAATCTCGTCATCCGTTCGCCATAGCCGGCAAGGATCACGACCAGGTCCTCGCGCTGGTTCTCCATGACCTGAAGCAAGATCTCGATCGCCTCCTGGCCGTAGTCGCGCTCATTGTCGGGCCGGTGCAGGTAATAGGCCTCGTCGATGAAAAGCACGCCGCCCATCGCCTTCTTGAGGATCTCCTTGGTTTTCGGCGCGGTGTGGCCGATATACTGGCCGACGAGATCGTCGCGCGTCACCGAGATCACCTGCCCGCGCCGCACGAAGCCGAGGCCGTGCAGGATTTTCGCCATGCGCAGCGCCACGGTGGTCTTGCCGGTGCCGGGATTGCCGGTGAACGACATGTGCAGCGTCGGCGGCGCGGAGGCCAGTCCCGCGCGCTGCCGGATGCGCTCGATCAGCAAAAGCGAAGCGATCTGACGCACGCGGTTCTTAACCGGCTTGAGCCCGATCAGCTCCTGCTCGAGTTGTTGCAGCGTATCGGTAATCCCGACCGCTTCGGCTTCCTTGCGAAGATCGAACGTGGTTTCGCCACCTTCGGTAGTTGTCGCGTGGGGAACATCGAGCATCGGCTCCTCGAAGAAAAAGAGCTTCGCCGCGGGGGAGCGGCGAAGCAGTGGTCCGCCAAGGATACGGAGCAGGGAGTGCTCCGCGCGGAGAAGAATGGTTATTGCGAGACGTGCGCGGCCGGCTTTCGTACAGTGGTGTACCGGATTGCACGCCCGCCAATCTCCTGTCGCACCAGTTCGAACTCGGCCTCCTGCAGCGGCCGGTTGACCAGGAAGGAGATCCGCACCGATTCCCAGCCAGGACTGGAGTCGAAGCCGCTGATGCGGATGTAGCGGTCGCCGTACACCCGGCGGCACTCGGCGAGCTCCATCATCACGCCGGCGGCGTCCTGGAGATCGAACATCGGCAGGCCCCACATCTCCCAATAGGTGTTGCGGGGATGCGGATCGTCGGTGAACTCGATGTTCACCGCCCAGCCATTGGCCAGGCAGTACTGCACCTGCTTGGTGATCTGTTCGTCAGTGAGGTCGGGCAGGAAGGAAAAACACCCTTGCGTCAGCTTCATCTCATGTCTCCTCAAACGGTTTCCAACGCGGTCGGCACGAAGTCCGGCGTGTCGGTGGATTGATAGTTGAAGCTGACATCCTTCCAGACCTCGAGCGCGGCCTTGAGCGGCGTGCAGGTCTCGGCCGCCTTCGCCAGGATCTCGGGCCCTTCATGGACGTAGTCGCGGCCTTCGTTGCGGGCGAGGATCATCGCTTCCAGCGCCACGCGGTTTGCAATCGCACCGGCCGCGATCCCCATGGGATGGCCGATGGTGCCCCCGCCGAATTGCAGCACGACGTCCTCCCCCAACAGGTCGAGCAACTGGTGCATCTGGCCAGCGTGGATACCGCCCGAGGCGACCGGCATCATCTTGTTCAGGCTCGCCCAGGACTGGTCGAAGAACAGGCCGTGCTCGAGCATCATCGGATTGAAGTCCTCGCGGCAGACGTCGTAGTAGCCGCGCGTGGTGTTGGGATCGCCTTCGAGCTTGCCGACCACCGTGCCGGCGTGGATGTGGTCGACACCGGCGAGCCGCATCCATTTGGCAATGACGCGGAACGACACGCCGTGGTTCTTCTGCCGCGTATAGGTCGAGTGACCGGCGCGGTGCAGATGCAGGATCATGTCATTGCGGCGCGCCCATTTCGCCATCGACTGGATCGCGGTGTAGCCGATCACGAGATCGATCATCACGACGACCGAGCCGAGCTCCTTGGCGAACTCCGCGCGCTCATACATGTCCTCCATGGTGGCGCCGGTGATGTTGAGATAGGTACCCTTCGTCTCGCCGGAGGCCGCCTGCGCGCGGTTGACGCCCTCCATGCAATAGAGGAAGCGGTCGCGCCAATGCATGAAGGGCTGCGAGTTGATGTTCTCGTCGTCCTTGGTGAAGTCGAGCCCGCCTTTGAGCGCTTCGTAGACGACACGGCCGTAGTTGCGGCCCGAGAGGCCGAGCTTGGGCTTGATGGTCGCTCCCAGCAGCGGCCGGCCGAACTTGTTGAGCCGCTCGCGCTCGACCACGATTCCGGTCGCGGGCCCCTGAAACGTCTTCACGTAAGCCACCGGCAGCCGCATGTCTTCCAGCCGCAGCGCCTTCAGCGGCTTGAAGCCGAACACGTTGCCGATGATCGAGGCTGACAGGTTGGCGATCGAGCCGGATTCGAACAGGTCGAGATCGTAAGCGATGTAGGCAAAGTACTGGCCTGGCGAGCCCGGCACCGGATCGACGCGATAACACTTTGCGCGATATTTCTCCGCCGCGGTCAGCCGGTCGGTCCAAACCACCGTCCAGGTCGCGGTCGAGGATTCGCCGGCGACCGCGGCCGAGGCTTCGATCGGGTCAACGCCATCCTGCGGCGTCACCCGGAACAGCGCGATGACATCCGTTTCCTTCGGCACGTAGTCGGGCTCCCAATAGCCCATGCGCTTGTATTCCATGACGCCCGAGCGATAGCGCTCCTTGCCGCGGACGGTGCCGGTATGTGCGTTCATGACTTTCTCCTCGTCTTCTGCTCTCTGAATGGCTCAGGCCGCGACGGGCTCGCGGGCGTCAATGCGCGGATCGAGTTCGCCGGCGCGGTACCGCCGCGCCATCTCGCTCATCGGAACGACCTTGATCTTGCTTGCGTGTCCGGCGGTGCCGAATTGCTCGAACCGTTCGCGGCACAGATCGCGCATCGCATCCATCGCTGGCTTCAAGAATTTCCGCGGGTCGAACTCGGAGCGCGCCTGCGCAGCCACCTTGCGGAACACCGCGGTCATCGCCAGCCGGCAGTCGGTGTCTATATTGACCTTGCGCACACCGCTCTTGATGCCGCGGACGATCTCCTCCACCGGCACGCCCCAGGTCTGCGGCATCTCGCCGCCGAACTGGTTGAACATGTCCTGGAGCGGCTGCGGCACCGAGGACGAGCCGTGCATCACAAGATGCGTATTCGGCAGCCGGCGATGGATCTCCTCGACCACCCGCATCGCCAGGATGTCGCCGTCGGGTTTGCGGCTGAACTTGTAGGCGCCATGCGACGTGCCCATCGCGATGGCGAGCGCATCGACCTTGGTGGCACGAACGAAGTCGACCGCTTGGTCGGGATCGGTGAGCAACTGGTCGTGGCTGACCTTGCCCTCGACGCCGTGACCATCCTCCTGCTCACCGCCGCCATGCTCGAGCGAACCGAGCACGCCGAGCTCGCCCTCCACCGACGCACCGACCCAATGCGCGAGATCGACGACGCGGCGGGTGATCGCCACGTTGTAGTCGTAGTCGGCTGCGGTCTTGGCGTCCGACTTCAGCGAGCCGTCCATCATCACTGAAGTGAAGCCATGGGCGATGGCGGATGCGCAGGTCGCCTCGTCATTGCCGTGGTCCTGGTGCATGCAGAGCGGGATATCCGGGTACGTGCGCTCCAGCGCATCGATCATATGCGAGAGCATGAGATCGCCGGCGTAGCTGCGCGCGCCGCGCGAGGCCTGGATGATCACGGGCGCATCGACCTCGGCCGCTGCCTGCATGATGGCAATCCCCTGCTCCATGTTGTTGATGTTGAACGCCGGCACCGCGTAGCCGTGGTGAGCTGCGTGATCGAGCAATTGCCGAAGGGTGATACGTGCCACGGGATATCCTCCTGTTATCTTTTGCCTGCGCGCGCGATTGCCCGCCGGGCGGCATCCGCGATGCTTTGGGATGTGATTCCGAATTCGTGATAGAGCACGGGCGCCGGCGCCGAGGCGCCGAAGCCGCGCATGCCGACGAACTCACCATCGGCACCGATCCAGCGCGACCAGTCGCCGAGCACAGCCGCCTCAATTCCGATGCGCGGCGCGGTGCCGAGCACCTGGGCGCGGTAGTCGTCCGGCTGCTCCTCGAACAGCGCGAAACACGGCGCGGAGACAACGGCCGCGCGGATGTGCTCGGTCGCGAGCAGGCGGGCGGCTTCCAGCGCGATCGAAACTTCCGAGCCTGTTGCGATCAGCGTCACGTCGCGGCCGCCATCCGGCGTGACCACGAGATAGGCACCGTGCGCCACGCGGTTTCTGCCACGGGCATCGCTGCGGAATGTCGGGAGCGCCTGGCGCGACAGGCAGAGCACGGAGGGACGATCCTCCGCCTCGAGCGCGCAGTCCCAGGCTTCCAGCGTCTCCACCGCGTCCGCCGGGCGGAACACCAGCAGATTCGGAATCACCCGCAGCGCTGCGAGATGCTCGACCGGCTGATGTGTCGGGCCGTCTTCGCCGAGGCCAATGGAGTCATGGGTCATCACATGGATGACGCGGAGCCGCATCAAGGCCGCAAGGCGGATCGCCGGCCGGCTGTAGTCGGAAAACGCGAGGAACGTGCCGCCGTAGGGAATGAAGCCGCCATGCAGCGCGAGGCCGTTCATCGCAGCGGCCATGCCGTGTTCGCGAATGCCATAGTGGATATAGTCGCCTGCGAATGCGCCGTGGGTGACCGGCTGCTGGGCCTTGGCGTGTGTCAGATTCGAGTGCGTCAGGTCCGCGGAGCCGCCGACCAGGCCGGGGATCGTCCCGGCAATGCCGTCAAGCACCTGCTGCGAGGCCTGCCGCGTCGCGAGCTTCGGCCGCTCGGTGGCAAAGCGCTCGCGCAATTTTGCCGAGGCCTGGGCATAGGCGCCCGGCAGGGCAACAGCCTTGCCCTCGATGAAAAGCTCACGCTGCGCCGGCTCCGCAAGCTCATAGCGGTCGAGCCATGCAAGGCGGGCCACCTGCCCGCGCTGTCCGATCATCCGCCAAGCCTTCAGGATCGGGATCGGCACGACGAAGGGCTGGTAGTCCCAGCCGAGCGTCCGGCGCGCCGCCGCGGTCTGCTCGGCGCCGAGCGGAGCGCCATGCGCCTTCTCGGTGCCCTGGCGGTCCGGCGCACCAAAGCCGATGATGGTGCGGCACGCGATCAGCGACGGCCTTGTGGTTTCACGCTCCTCGGCAATGGCCTGCGCGATCGCCTCGGCGTCATGCCCGTCGACGCGGCGCACCGACCAGCCCGACGCCGCGAACCGCGCGAGCTGATCGTCCGACGTCGCGAGCGAGGTCGGCCCGTCGATGGAGATGCCGTTGTCGTCGAACAGCACGATCAGCCGTGACAATTGCAGATGGCCCGCGAGCGAGATCGCCTCCTGGCTGAGGCCTTCCATCAGGCAGCCATCGCCGGCGATCACATAGGTGAAGTGATCGACGAGACCGTCGCCGTGCCGCGCATTGGCCATGCGCTCCGCGAGTGCCATGCCGACCGCGGTCGCGATCCCCTGCCCCAGCGGCCCCGTCGTGGTCTCGACGCCCGGTGTGTGGCCATATTCCGGATGGCCCGGCGTCTTCGAGCCCCACTGCCGGAACGCCTTGATGTCGTCGAGGCCGAGATCGCCGCCGGTGAGATGGAGCAGCGCATAGAGCAGCATCGAGCCGTGGCCAGCCGAGAGGACAAAACGGTCGCGGTCCGGCCAGTTCGGATGCGCCGAGTCGAACTTGAGGAATCGCGAGAACAGCACGGTCGCGACGTCGGCCATGCCCATGGGCAAGCCGGGATGGCCGGACTGCGAGTTCTCGATGGCGTCGACCGCGAGGAAGCGGACGGCATTGGCGAGATCACTATGCGTGACCGCCGTGAGGTCGGCTTCGGCGTGGACAGAGATGTTCATCGGATCCTCCCTTGTTCACTTCAGATTTCGCTTGCGCTCGATGAGCTGCATGATCAGCGGCGTCAGGATGAGCTGCATCGCCAGGTCGAGCTTCGCGCCGGGGCACACGATGGAATTCGCGCGCGACATGAAGCTGTGCGGCAGCATCGAAAGCAGATAGGGGAAGTCGATGCCGCGCGGGTTCTTGAAGCGGATCACCACCATCGATTCGTCCGGCGTCGGGATCCAGCGCGCGATGAACGGATTGGACGTATCCACCGTCGGCACGCGCTGGAAATTGATGTCCGTCTCGCTGAATTGCGGACAGATGTAGTGGATGTAATCAGGCATCCGCCGCAGGATGGTGTCAGTGACGGCTTCCGTCGAATAACCGCGCGCACTGCGGTCGCGGTGCAGCTTCTGGATCCATTCGAGATTGATGACGGGCACGACGCCGATCTTCAAATCGGCATAGCGCGCGACATTGACCTTCTCGGTGACGACGGCGCCGTGCAGGCCCTCATAGAACAGCAGGTCCGAATTTTCGGGCAGCCGCTCCCATTCGGTGAATGTGCCCGGCGCCGCGCCGTGTAGCGCGGCTTCCTCGGCATCGTGCACATAATGCCGCGTCACGGCCGCGCCGGTCTCGCCATAATCGCGGAACGCGCGCTCCAGCTCCTCGAACAGATTGGTCTCGGGGCTGAAATGGCTGAAATGCCTGTTGCCGCACTCGGCCTCCCTCGCCATCTGCGAGCGCATCTCGGCGCGATCGTAGCGGTGGAACGCGTCGCCTTCGATGTAGACGGCATTGACGCGCTCGCGGAAGAATATCTGCTCGAAGGTCTTCTTGACCGAGGTAGTGCCCGCGCCGGAGGAGCCTGTGATCGAGATGATCGGGTGTTTCCTAGACATGCGTCACCTCTCTTACAGCCGGAAGAAGCCGCGCCGCGCGAACAGCGGCGCGGAGATGCTTGCGACCAGCAGCGGATCGCAATGCAGTTCCGCGACGCGCCGCACCTCATTGCTCGAACCCATGATCAGGGGCACGCGCTGGTGCAGATTATCCGCCGCGAGGTCGAGGATGCGCTCGCGCCCGGTCGAGGCGGAGCCGCCGGCCTGCTCCATGATCAAGGCCATCGGGTGCGCCTCGTAAGTGAGGCGCAAGCGGCCGTCGCCATAGCCGGGGCGCGCATCGGACGGATAGAGGAAGACACCGCCGCGGGTGAGAATGCGGTAGGTCTCCGCGACCAGCGAGCCGATCCAGCG
Coding sequences:
- the rpe gene encoding ribulose-phosphate 3-epimerase, giving the protein MSREILIAPSILAANFARLGEEIAAIDAAGADWIHCDVMDGHFVPNISFGADIIKAIRPLTKRIFDVHLMIAPVDPYIEAFAKAGADVVTVHAEAGVHLDRSLQAIRGLGKKAGVSLCPATPEQAIEYVLDRIDLVLVMTVNPGFGGQSFLESQLEKIRRIRGMIGDRPIRLEADGGITRDNAAAVAAAGADTLVAGSAVFRGNSGADYASNIAAIRIAAEAGRVPKLQDISVQPMRAGEDALVR
- a CDS encoding EAL domain-containing protein codes for the protein MSMHRLFAEQLRCATDADGQVDLARLGELVSAAYEASDRDRRRMTDARAQTHDQVEEDLLRTREFLDTIVENIPIAVFAKCAKDSRYILLNRAGEDYYGLPRQQMLGRTAEEIFPADVARMVNEQDRRIVASGMPMFLEEHLIEVGVKGRDRVINSRKMLITDGAGDPQYLVGVIEDVTERVTTLERIGHLAHHDALTDLPNRSAFNAALSERLERAQEALTSFAVLSLDLDRFKEVNDVFGHPVGDMLMRAAAVRLAAEADGAFVARIGGDEFMILMPDEVCREEALALAERLVEVIGNELEVDDYLSHVGLSVGIAVYPDDGVDAATLLANADSALYRAKREGRGRVRFFESEMDLELRDRRLLQHDLRQALEQNQLLVYFQPQARMDGEVIGFEALLRWNHPTRGFVPPDQFIPLAEENGLIIEIGEWVLREACREAASWPRPLQVAVNLSPVQFLAGDLERSIHQILLETGLAPTRLEVEITEGVLIGDFTRALNLLRRLKALGIRIAMDDFGTGYSSLSYLQSFPFDKIKIDRSFISNLEATPQSAEIVRAVLSLAHALKIPVVAEGVETEAQRDFLAREACEEMQGYLVGRPELIERYLDLIGVGVERRFYA
- the cbbX gene encoding CbbX protein, which codes for MLDVPHATTTEGGETTFDLRKEAEAVGITDTLQQLEQELIGLKPVKNRVRQIASLLLIERIRQRAGLASAPPTLHMSFTGNPGTGKTTVALRMAKILHGLGFVRRGQVISVTRDDLVGQYIGHTAPKTKEILKKAMGGVLFIDEAYYLHRPDNERDYGQEAIEILLQVMENQREDLVVILAGYGERMTRFFASNPGFRSRIAHHIDFPDYAEAELLVIAELMLRERGYRFSAAAREAFEKYIALRRTQPLFSNARSIRNAVDRIRLRQADRLVSDLDRMLDIAELETIDPADVLASRVFSDGSAAGRSAKP
- a CDS encoding IS1634 family transposase, which translates into the protein MFLRRTERKKNGKAHHYWNVVESKRLDDGRVVQRHVLYLGEINSSQAAAWRKAIEVFDEDAGRPRTLALFPEDRCDAVAGDASVVQLRLSEMQLRRPRQWGACWLAGQLWQELQLDRFWADRLPPSRKKTRWDQILQVLATYRLIAPGSEWRLHRQWFGNSAMADLLGTDFGLAEEHKLYACHDLLLEHKEALFSHLVGRWRDLFNADFDVLLYDLTSTYFEVNASDLPQGSKRRHGYSRDKRPDCPQVVIALVVTPDGLPLAYEVLPGNTADSKTLRMFLGKIELQYGKARRVWVMDRGVPTEAVLAEMRNSDPPVQYLVGTPKGRLNRLEKHLLQKPWQEAREGVKVKLLAEDGELYVFAQSADRVTKERAMRRRQLKWLWRRLRQIDAMEVTREELLMKLGGARSKAPAAWRLVDIEIDKERPSFTFALNRKKLRTTRRREGRYLLRTNLSDNDPAQLWQYYTQLVAVEEAFRNLKGDLAIRPVFHQDEKRIEAHIFIAFLAYCMQITLTRRLHALAPGLTARSALEKFAAVQMIDVHLPTTDGREILLTRYTHPEPELQLLIDRLKLRLPPQPPPRITTAAVTQANRRSEDLLT
- a CDS encoding ribulose bisphosphate carboxylase small subunit, coding for MKLTQGCFSFLPDLTDEQITKQVQYCLANGWAVNIEFTDDPHPRNTYWEMWGLPMFDLQDAAGVMMELAECRRVYGDRYIRISGFDSSPGWESVRISFLVNRPLQEAEFELVRQEIGGRAIRYTTVRKPAAHVSQ